The Niallia alba genome includes a window with the following:
- a CDS encoding FadR/GntR family transcriptional regulator, whose translation MTNHSSSFSKVTGRKLTDEIIEQLKNKIFSGTFKVGDRLPPEPQLMEEFSVGRSTLREAIKVLVHAGILEVKQGRGTRIISLDWANETSFDQQLKQADTNDIYEARTMLDQEIVKLAVKRRTQEDLLHIKSWLDKRYHALQNGNYATYVEADIEFHLAIAKASHNKVLFDLYQAFTPVLTRILSNFLLHQSNYRDNSEIHQQLFEAILAQDEKKAIQYVLNNLEL comes from the coding sequence ATGACGAATCATTCATCCTCATTTTCTAAAGTAACAGGAAGAAAATTGACAGATGAAATCATTGAACAACTTAAAAATAAAATATTTTCTGGTACCTTTAAAGTTGGGGATCGCCTTCCTCCTGAGCCCCAGTTAATGGAAGAATTTTCGGTTGGTCGTTCAACCCTTCGTGAGGCTATAAAGGTGCTCGTGCATGCTGGTATTCTTGAAGTGAAGCAAGGAAGAGGGACACGAATCATCTCACTGGATTGGGCAAATGAAACATCCTTTGATCAACAGCTTAAGCAGGCGGATACAAACGATATTTATGAAGCAAGGACAATGTTAGATCAAGAGATCGTCAAATTGGCTGTCAAACGAAGAACGCAAGAAGATTTATTACATATAAAATCATGGTTAGATAAACGGTACCACGCCTTGCAAAATGGAAATTATGCCACCTATGTAGAAGCCGATATTGAATTTCATCTTGCTATTGCAAAGGCAAGTCATAATAAAGTTTTATTTGACCTCTATCAAGCTTTCACCCCTGTGTTAACAAGGATTTTAAGTAATTTTCTTTTGCATCAAAGCAATTACAGAGATAATTCCGAAATTCATCAACAACTATTTGAGGCGATTTTAGCTCAGGATGAGAAAAAAGCTATTCAATATGTACTTAATAACTTGGAGCTATAA
- a CDS encoding response regulator transcription factor, translating to MGNYNVLVVDDEKEIRDAIEIYLKNEGITVLKASDGVEALDLLMEKTIHLILMDIMMPNLDGISATYKIREQKNIPIIMLSAKSEDTDKILGLQIGADDYITKPFNPMELVARVKSQLRRYVTLGTFDGVKKKIDLNGLTLDQEAKEVAVNGECVKLTPIEYKIVDLLMKNAGRVFSITEIYESVWKEPGYNAENTVAVHIRKIREKIEVDPKNPRFLKVVWGIGYKIER from the coding sequence TTGGGGAACTACAATGTGTTAGTAGTAGATGATGAAAAAGAAATTAGAGATGCAATTGAAATTTATCTTAAAAACGAAGGAATAACGGTTTTAAAAGCAAGTGATGGTGTAGAAGCTTTAGATCTATTAATGGAAAAAACGATCCATTTAATTCTAATGGATATAATGATGCCGAATTTAGACGGTATTTCTGCTACTTATAAAATTAGAGAGCAAAAAAATATCCCCATTATTATGCTAAGTGCAAAAAGTGAGGATACCGACAAAATATTAGGATTACAAATTGGAGCAGATGATTACATAACTAAACCCTTTAATCCCATGGAACTAGTCGCAAGAGTGAAATCACAACTGAGAAGATATGTGACACTTGGAACTTTTGATGGAGTAAAGAAAAAAATAGATTTAAATGGTTTAACCTTAGACCAAGAGGCAAAGGAAGTCGCGGTGAATGGAGAATGCGTAAAGCTAACACCTATTGAATACAAAATAGTAGATCTATTGATGAAAAATGCAGGCAGAGTATTCTCTATTACGGAAATTTATGAAAGTGTATGGAAAGAACCTGGATACAATGCCGAAAATACGGTAGCAGTACATATTCGAAAAATACGTGAGAAAATCGAAGTAGATCCAAAGAATCCTCGATTTTTAAAGGTGGTGTGGGGCATTGGCTACAAAATCGAGAGGTAA
- a CDS encoding MFS domain-containing histidine kinase, producing the protein MATKSRGKVLFLVWTLLITIGLSGITSLDIWFNRYLQTDYYKTAIFQNRMNYFIGLLSDYELYSVPLEEAKKNITVTQEEINDYRYYYGDLNEQIQNIKSQYEEQIQTAKETGSNEAEQLYIEERDKKISDITKNFQSDEYVEAKIEKEKLRQLDEYYQELQYGEYDYKDWADSFQYYFKNKKTGEIVTNLNPSTGETVESMLNQKNTKFLQDIHVDPKDEWEHQYISLDSPWYEFGSSDTVATEVSILNGIKKNIGSFEGQIAVPDNLNADSMLNKDEENYKIQQKQVIWFSVISIISLAVSCFFLLTRRSILKQWEWSFYKKVPIDIGVILLLISIIVAIIGLWGVYDQFEIQLYNEGESWKDVILFGCLAWLFISLSFVQISLLYKDKLKGQKLTWANTFINTCFKAMKRPFILLFSSRTPLTKLILCLVIVFGLGIGLLLTIMIPIIAPLYLVVLIIIGIPAINYLVKTTNSLNELVVYTNDIMSGQKVSDLAIKNSSELATLADNINTLKNGVIISQNAQAKSERLKTELITNVSHDLRTPLTSIINYTELLKNKNLSEEEKEGYVAIIDRKSQRLKVLIDDLFEVSKMVSGNVELKKEKVDLVQLLQQALGEYDENIRASTLDFRVTKQEPSIYAVVDGQKLWRVFDNLIGNILKYSLEHSRVYISIKLEKEQAILQFKNISKYELDDNLDELYERFKRGDTSRHTDGSGLGLAIAKSIIDLHEGMITIDTDGDLFKVTLALNVNDMQQN; encoded by the coding sequence TTGGCTACAAAATCGAGAGGTAAAGTTCTTTTTTTAGTTTGGACATTACTTATTACAATCGGACTTAGTGGAATTACATCTTTAGACATATGGTTTAATAGATATTTGCAAACAGATTATTATAAAACCGCTATCTTTCAAAATAGGATGAATTACTTTATTGGTCTTCTTAGTGATTATGAATTATATTCTGTTCCGCTAGAAGAAGCAAAGAAGAACATCACAGTGACGCAAGAAGAAATCAATGATTACCGTTATTATTATGGAGATCTTAATGAACAAATCCAAAATATAAAAAGTCAGTATGAGGAGCAAATTCAAACAGCTAAAGAGACGGGAAGCAATGAAGCAGAACAGCTATACATAGAAGAAAGAGATAAGAAAATCTCTGATATAACGAAAAATTTTCAAAGTGATGAATATGTAGAAGCAAAGATAGAAAAAGAAAAATTACGACAATTAGACGAATACTATCAAGAACTACAGTACGGGGAATACGATTATAAAGACTGGGCAGATTCTTTCCAGTATTACTTTAAAAATAAGAAAACAGGAGAAATAGTAACAAATCTAAATCCTTCCACTGGCGAAACCGTGGAAAGTATGTTGAATCAGAAAAATACAAAATTTCTTCAGGATATTCATGTTGATCCAAAAGATGAGTGGGAGCATCAATACATTTCATTAGATTCTCCTTGGTATGAGTTTGGTTCGTCAGATACAGTTGCGACTGAAGTTTCGATTTTAAATGGCATAAAGAAGAATATAGGCAGCTTTGAGGGACAAATTGCTGTTCCTGACAACTTAAATGCAGATAGTATGTTAAATAAAGACGAGGAAAACTATAAAATACAGCAAAAACAAGTAATTTGGTTTAGTGTTATTAGTATCATCAGTTTAGCTGTAAGCTGCTTTTTCCTCTTAACGAGAAGAAGCATCTTAAAACAATGGGAATGGTCGTTTTATAAAAAAGTTCCGATTGATATTGGGGTTATCTTACTGTTAATTAGTATAATAGTTGCGATAATTGGTCTTTGGGGAGTATATGATCAATTTGAGATCCAACTGTATAATGAAGGGGAATCTTGGAAAGATGTTATTCTATTTGGATGCTTAGCATGGCTTTTTATATCCTTATCATTTGTCCAAATATCTCTTTTATATAAAGATAAATTAAAAGGTCAAAAATTAACTTGGGCAAATACATTTATAAATACATGTTTTAAAGCGATGAAAAGACCTTTCATTCTATTATTTTCGAGTAGAACACCGCTGACTAAATTGATTCTCTGTTTGGTTATTGTTTTCGGATTAGGCATTGGATTACTACTGACGATTATGATTCCAATTATCGCTCCACTCTATCTTGTAGTATTGATTATTATTGGAATCCCAGCCATCAATTATTTAGTGAAAACTACCAACTCACTAAATGAGCTTGTTGTATATACAAATGATATAATGAGTGGTCAAAAAGTGAGTGATTTAGCTATTAAAAATTCTAGTGAACTTGCAACATTGGCAGATAATATCAATACATTAAAAAATGGTGTAATTATCTCTCAAAATGCACAAGCAAAAAGCGAACGACTAAAAACAGAATTAATTACGAACGTCAGTCATGATTTACGGACTCCTTTAACATCGATTATCAATTACACAGAATTATTGAAAAATAAAAATCTATCAGAAGAAGAAAAAGAAGGATATGTAGCTATTATTGACCGGAAATCACAACGGTTAAAAGTATTGATTGATGACTTATTTGAGGTCTCTAAAATGGTAAGCGGCAATGTGGAACTAAAAAAGGAAAAGGTAGATTTAGTCCAGCTTTTACAGCAAGCATTAGGGGAATATGATGAAAATATAAGAGCTTCTACTCTTGATTTTCGCGTTACCAAACAAGAACCATCGATTTATGCAGTTGTTGATGGGCAGAAGCTTTGGAGAGTATTTGATAATTTAATAGGTAACATTTTGAAATATTCTTTAGAGCATTCACGAGTCTATATTTCTATTAAATTAGAAAAAGAGCAAGCTATTCTTCAATTTAAAAATATATCAAAGTATGAGCTTGATGATAATTTGGATGAATTATATGAGCGTTTTAAACGAGGCGATACATCGAGACATACAGATGGATCAGGCCTTGGGCTTGCAATTGCCAAATCGATCATCGACCTTCATGAGGGAATGATCACAATTGATACAGATGGGGATTTATTTAAAGTTACGCTAGCGCTGAATGTAAATGACATGCAGCAAAACTAA
- a CDS encoding ketopantoate reductase family protein, protein MAIKKIGIVGLGAIGAVYGKMLQNIEELEVKIIVDEHRKTKYEKEKFYINGEETSYHYINPETQSDSFDLLLLAVKYGQLQEAISLIRPFVGEQTVILSLLNGITSEEEIAKSYGEEKVLYSICNGIDSTREDNRIYYSNAGIITFGEKENLELTDRVKEVKHCLERANISVDVPADMERALWNKFMINVGMNQASAVTRAPYAFFQKEGPARELAKSAMKEVIKLAQAKRIDLTEQDMDYFFANVLSKVGGTGKTSMLQDIEAGRKTEVALFAEKVIDYGQKLGIETPINQAFYRIIKTVEEMQEENSLIH, encoded by the coding sequence GTGGCTATCAAAAAAATCGGTATAGTTGGGCTTGGAGCGATAGGGGCAGTTTACGGAAAAATGCTTCAAAACATCGAAGAATTAGAAGTGAAAATCATTGTCGATGAACACCGGAAAACAAAATATGAAAAAGAAAAGTTTTACATAAATGGAGAAGAAACATCCTATCATTATATCAATCCAGAAACACAATCAGACTCATTTGATTTGCTTCTCCTCGCAGTAAAATATGGACAACTCCAAGAAGCAATCTCCCTTATTCGTCCATTTGTAGGAGAACAAACAGTTATCCTATCCTTATTAAATGGAATTACGAGCGAAGAAGAAATTGCAAAAAGCTATGGAGAAGAAAAGGTTCTCTATTCAATTTGTAATGGGATTGACTCAACAAGAGAAGACAACCGAATTTATTATAGCAATGCTGGAATCATTACTTTTGGGGAGAAAGAAAATTTAGAGCTGACGGATCGTGTGAAAGAAGTAAAGCATTGCTTAGAACGTGCAAATATATCAGTGGATGTACCGGCAGATATGGAAAGGGCATTATGGAATAAGTTCATGATAAATGTAGGCATGAATCAAGCTTCAGCTGTGACCCGAGCTCCCTACGCTTTCTTTCAAAAAGAAGGTCCAGCAAGAGAACTAGCCAAAAGTGCCATGAAGGAAGTAATTAAGCTAGCTCAGGCAAAGCGAATTGACCTAACAGAACAAGATATGGATTATTTTTTTGCCAATGTCTTAAGCAAAGTTGGTGGAACAGGAAAGACATCGATGCTACAGGATATTGAAGCGGGAAGAAAAACGGAAGTAGCTCTGTTCGCTGAAAAAGTAATCGATTATGGACAGAAGCTTGGTATCGAAACGCCTATTAATCAAGCATTCTATCGAATTATTAAAACAGTGGAGGAAATGCAAGAAGAGAATAGCTTGATACATTGA
- the cobC gene encoding alpha-ribazole phosphatase, whose translation MKFYLIRHGQTEWNVDGKIQGSTDIELNTEGLIQAAQLSEKIQNLNYPFSKIYSSPQQRAVQTAEILSRETAIDYEVKDGLEEINLGEWEGLSWREVQDTYPQEFDQWLKNRKYTKPPKGESYQEMIDRVLSALNKILRETNEDAVIVTHSAVIMCLQCYLTNTPFEEMTKFKTENSSITEIDAELLRV comes from the coding sequence ATGAAATTTTATTTAATAAGACATGGACAGACAGAATGGAATGTAGACGGAAAAATACAAGGTAGTACAGATATAGAGCTAAATACTGAAGGACTTATTCAGGCAGCACAATTAAGTGAAAAAATCCAAAATTTAAATTATCCTTTTTCAAAAATATATTCAAGTCCACAACAGAGAGCCGTTCAAACAGCTGAAATATTGAGTAGGGAAACTGCCATTGATTATGAAGTAAAGGATGGTCTAGAAGAGATTAATTTGGGAGAGTGGGAAGGTCTTTCGTGGAGGGAAGTCCAAGACACATACCCTCAAGAATTTGATCAGTGGTTAAAAAATCGAAAATATACAAAGCCTCCCAAAGGAGAATCTTACCAAGAAATGATAGATCGCGTGTTATCAGCATTAAACAAAATATTAAGGGAAACAAATGAAGATGCTGTAATTGTTACACATAGTGCGGTGATTATGTGTTTACAATGCTATCTAACAAATACACCATTTGAAGAAATGACGAAATTTAAGACAGAAAATAGTTCTATTACAGAGATAGATGCAGAGTTGCTTCGTGTATAG
- a CDS encoding NUDIX hydrolase, producing MVQNTHQQNSLPKHIVSAATVVINEKKELLLIKGPKRGWEMPGGQVEEGESLKDAAVRETKEESGIDIEVVKFCGIFQNVDCSICNTLFSAKPIGGKLTTSSESLEVGFFPIEEALKMVTYKNFRKRIEQCLDENSQPFCVEF from the coding sequence TTGGTTCAAAACACACACCAGCAAAATTCGCTGCCTAAACATATCGTTTCAGCGGCAACGGTTGTAATTAACGAAAAAAAGGAACTTCTTTTAATTAAAGGACCTAAAAGAGGCTGGGAAATGCCAGGTGGACAAGTGGAAGAGGGAGAGTCGTTAAAAGACGCTGCAGTAAGGGAAACGAAAGAGGAATCGGGTATTGATATTGAAGTAGTGAAATTTTGTGGGATATTCCAAAATGTAGACTGTTCCATATGCAACACGTTGTTCTCAGCCAAACCAATTGGAGGGAAATTAACTACATCATCTGAAAGCTTAGAAGTGGGATTTTTTCCTATCGAAGAAGCTCTAAAAATGGTAACATATAAGAATTTCAGGAAAAGAATCGAGCAATGCTTGGATGAAAACAGCCAACCTTTTTGTGTAGAGTTTTAA
- a CDS encoding HAD family hydrolase codes for MLFDLDDTLLDRDNAVDKLFFIMLEKCYEDIDDSIKRGMLQKFKEYDKRSYGQKDKTKVLASFFDAYPPKYRIPHNDILAFWNNHFPYCFAVNQDRINIVNKIKSQVKVAIITNGTVHRQKAKIRSTNLHHYFDTIIISDEVGISKPDKRIFVLALNKLNVQPEDTLFVGDDLEIDIGGCQNTNIKGVWFNPLRIKNDTEIKPFAEIDSFDRLLSYFT; via the coding sequence ATGCTATTTGATTTAGATGATACCTTGCTTGATAGAGATAATGCGGTAGATAAACTATTTTTCATTATGTTAGAAAAATGTTATGAGGATATTGATGATTCCATAAAAAGGGGAATGCTGCAAAAATTCAAAGAATATGACAAGAGAAGCTATGGTCAAAAGGATAAAACAAAGGTTTTGGCATCTTTTTTTGATGCGTATCCACCGAAATACAGAATACCACACAATGACATCTTAGCTTTTTGGAATAATCATTTTCCGTATTGTTTTGCAGTAAATCAAGATAGGATTAACATAGTAAATAAGATAAAGAGCCAAGTGAAAGTTGCAATTATCACAAATGGCACCGTCCATAGACAAAAAGCAAAAATAAGGAGCACCAATTTACATCATTATTTTGATACAATCATCATTTCTGATGAAGTGGGGATTAGTAAACCGGACAAACGCATTTTTGTACTAGCTTTAAATAAGCTTAATGTGCAGCCAGAAGATACATTATTCGTTGGCGATGACTTAGAAATAGATATTGGTGGTTGTCAAAATACCAATATAAAAGGGGTATGGTTTAATCCACTTAGAATCAAGAATGATACCGAGATTAAACCATTTGCTGAGATTGATTCTTTTGATCGACTATTAAGCTATTTTACATAA